Proteins encoded in a region of the Phacochoerus africanus isolate WHEZ1 chromosome 8, ROS_Pafr_v1, whole genome shotgun sequence genome:
- the LRP3 gene encoding low-density lipoprotein receptor-related protein 3 isoform X4, with protein MITISFRNFDVEESHQCSLDWLMLGPAAPPRQEAFRLCGSAIPPAFISARDHVWIFFHSDASSSGQAQGFRLSYIRGKLGQASCQADEFRCDNGKCLPGPWQCNTVDECGDGSDEGNCSAPASEPPGSLCPGGTFPCSGARSTRCLPAERRCDGTQDCGDGSDEAGCPDLACGRRLGSFYGSFASPDLFGAARGPSDLHCTWLVDTQDPRRVLLQLELRLGYDDYVQVYEGLGERGDRLLQTLSYRSNHRPVSLEAAQGRLTVAYHARARSAGHGFNATYQVKGYCLPWEQPCGSSREGDAGDAGEQGCFSEPQRCDGWWHCASGRDEQGCPACPPDQYPCEGGSGLCYTPADRCNNQKSCPDGADEKNCFSCQPGTFHCGTNLCIFETWRCDGQEDCQDGSDEHGCLAAVPRKVITAALIGSLVCGLLLVIALGCAFKLYSLRTQEYRAFETQMTRLEAEFVRREAPPSYGQLIAQGLIPPVEDFPVYSASQASVLQNLRTAMRRQMRRHASRRGPSRRRLGRLWNRLFHRPRAPRGQIPLLTAARTSQTVLGDGLLQPAPGAALDPPAPLTDTGSPGAAGEGPPSAPIHAPEVGPSVPPPLGLRDPECRPVDKDRKASRDPLVDNPAPVDMPREPCSAQDPHPPASTASSTLGPHPPEPLGVCRSPPPPCSPTLEASDDEALLVC; from the exons CTTCCGCAACTTCGACGTGGAGGAGTCCCATCAGTGCTCCCTGGACTGGCTCATGCTgggccccgcggccccgccccgccagGAGGCCTTCCGGCTCTGTGGCTCTGCCATCCCGCCCGCCTTCATCTCTGCTCGGGACCACGTCTGGATCTTCTTCCACTCGGATGCCTCCAGCTCCGGCCAGGCCCAGGGCTTCCGCCTCTCGTACATCCGAG GGAAGCTGGGCCAGGCATCATGCCAGGCTGACGAGTTCCGCTGTGACAATGGCAAGTGCCTGCCGGGCCCGTGGCAATGCAACACCGTGGATGAGTGTGGCGATGGCTCCGACGAGGGCAACTGCTCGGCGCCTGCCTCTGAGCCGCCGGGCAGCCTGTGCCCTGGGGGCACCTTCCCCTGCAGCGGGGCGCGCTCCACGCGCTGCCTGCCCGCTGAGCGGCGCTGCGATGGCACACAGGACTGCGGCGATGGCTCTGATGAGGCCGGCTGCCCTGACCTGGCCTGTGGTCGGCGGCTGGGCAGCTTCTACGGCTCCTTCGCCTCCCCAGACCTGTTCGGTGCAGCCCGCGGGCCCTCAGATCTGCACTGCACGTGGCTGGTGGACACACAGGACCCGAGGCgtgtgctgctgcagctggagctgCGGTTGGGTTACGATGACTACGTGCAGGTGTATGAGGGCCTGGGCGAGCGCGGGGACCGCCTGCTGCAGACACTCTCCTACCGCAGCAACCACCGACCCGTGAGCCTCGAGGCCGCCCAGGGCCGCCTCACCGTGGCCTATCATGCCCGCGCCCGCAGTGCTGGCCACGGCTTCAATGCCACCTACCAGGTGAAGGGCTATTGCCTCCCCTGGGAGCAGCCGTGCGGGAGCAGCCGAGAGGGGGACGCAGGGGACGCAGGCGAGCAGGGCTGCTTCTCGGAGCCGCAGCGCTGCGATGGCTGGTGGCACTGCGCCAGTGGCCGGGACGAGCAGGGTTGCCCCGCCTGCCCGCCTGACCAGTACCCCTGTGAGGGTGGCAGCGGCCTGTGCTACACACCCGCCGACCGCTGCAACAACCAGAAGAGCTGCCCCGATGGCGCTGACGAGAAGAACTGCTTCTCCTGCCAGCCGGGCACCTTCCATTGTGGCACCAACCTGTGCATCTTCGAGACGTGGCGCTGCGATGGCCAGGAGGACTGTCAGGATGGCAGCGATGAGCATGGCTGCCTGGCGGCTGTGCCCCGCAAAGTCATCACCGCCGCGCTCATCGGCAGCCTGGTCTGTGGTCTGCTGCTTGTCATCGCCCTGGGCTGCGCCTTCAAGCTCTATTCCCTGCGCACGCAGGAGTACAG GGCCTTTGAGACCCAGATGACCCGCCTGGAGGCTGAGTTTGTGCGGCGGGAGGCACCCCCATCCTACGGTCAGCTCATCGCACAGGGCCTCATTCCACCAGTTGAGGACTTTCCCGTCTACAGCGCATCCCAG GCCTCGGTGCTACAGAACCTTCGCACGGCCATGCGGAGACAGATGCGCCGGCACGCCTCCCGCCGCGGGCCCTCCCGCCGTCGCCTCGGCCGCCTCTGGAACCGGCTCTTTCACCGGCCTCGGGCGCCCCGCGGACAGATCCCGTTGCTGACGGCCGCACGCACCTCTCAGACGGTGCTGGGTGACGGGCTCCTCCAGCCTGCGCCAGGGGCTGCCTTGGACCCCCCGGCGCCCCTTACGGACACAGGCAGCCCAGGGGCAGCCGGGGAGGGGCCCCCCAGTGCCCCCATCCACGCCCCAGAGGTGGGACCTTCGGTGCCGCCTCCCTTGGGCCTGCGGGACCCGGAGTGCAGGCCAGTGGACAAGGACAGAAAGGCCAGCAGGGACCCTTTGGTGGACAATCCAGCCCCCGTGGACATGCCTCGGGAGCCCTGCTCGGCCCAGGACCCTCATCCTCCCGCCTCCACTGCCAGCAGCACCCTGGGCCCCCACCCACCCGAGCCACTGGGTGTCTGCAGGAGCCCCCCGCCACCCTGCTCCCCAACGTTGGAGGCCAGTGATGACGAGGCCCTGCTGGTCTGCTGA